From the Excalfactoria chinensis isolate bCotChi1 chromosome 1, bCotChi1.hap2, whole genome shotgun sequence genome, one window contains:
- the LOC140253997 gene encoding arylsulfatase H-like produces MIWQQISHWTCLVKALIFGLLLQPLMTQPSIITQPNFVLLMADDLGIGDVGCYGNDTIRTPNIDRLAREGVKLTQHITAAPLCTPSRAAFLTGRYPIRSGMDAINNYRVIFWNGGSGGLPTNETTFAKILQQQGYSTGLIGKWHLGVNCEHRNDLCHHPLNHGFDYFYGMPFTLISDCQTTEEPEMDRAFRKKVWLYTQMIVLATLTTALGRLSGLISVHWKTVICLALFTLLFFVSWFSSYGFVRYWNCIIMRNHEVTEQPMVTERTTSFILRESISFIERNKHKPFLLFLSFLHSHTPLLTTDKFLGKSSHGLYGDNVEEMDWMVGQVLDAIDKEGLEKNTLVYFASDHGGWLERQEGKRQLGGWNGIYRGGKAMGGWEGGIRIPGIFRWPGVLPAGKVINEPTSLMDIYPTVIHLAGGVVPQDRVIDGRDLMPLLQGTVDHSEHEFLFHYCGTHLHAVRWHQKDSGAIWKAHYVTPNFRPLGAGGCYDRGFCPCFGEGVTHHDPPLLYDLSRDPSESQPLSADTEPLFDTVIEQTERAIEEHRRTLTAVPQQLSVYNIIWKPWLQPCCGTFPFCWCDKEGDDKLADL; encoded by the exons ATGATTTGGCAACAAATATCACACTG gaCATGCCTGGTCAAAGCCCTGATTTTTGGTCTGCTTCTGCAGCCACTAATGACACAGCCTTCCATCATCACACAGCCAAACTTTGTCCTGTTGATGGCTGATGATCTTGGTATAGGGGATGTAGGTTGCTATGGGAATGATACTATCAG GACTCCGAACATTGATCGCTTGGCAAGGGAAGGAGTGAAGTTGACACAGCACATCACTGCAGCTCCACTTTGCAcccccagcagagcagcatttctcacTGGGAGATATCCCATTCGATCAG GAATGGATGCTATAAACAATTATCGTGTTATTTTTTGGAATGGAGGCTCAGGAGGGCTCCCTACAAATGAAACCACTTTTGCCAAAATACTGCAGCAACAAGGCTACAGCACAGGACTCATCG GGAAGTGGCATCTAGGCGTCAACTGTGAACACCGAAACGACCTTTGTCATCACCCGTTGAACCATGggtttgattatttttatggGATGCCTTTTACACTAATAAGTGATTGCCAAACAACAGAAGAACCAGAGATGGATAGAGCCTTCAGAAAGAAAGTTTGGCTTTATACTCAGATGATTGTCCTTGCTACGCTCACCACTGCCCTAGGGAGGCTCAGTGGCTTGATTTCTGTCCACTGGAAAACAGTGATTTGCCTTGCTCTGTTTactctccttttctttgtgtcCTGGTTCTCAAGTTATGGATTTGTAAGATATTGGAACTGCATTATAATGAGAAACCATGAAGTCACTGAGCAGCCAATGGTGACAGAGAGAACTACATCTTTTATCTTGAGGGAGTCCATTTCATTTATTGAAAG aaataagcacaagccattcctcctctttctttcctttttacacTCCCACACCCCTCTACTGACAACAGATAAGTTTCTTGGGAAGAGTAGCCATGGTTTATATGGAGACAATGTAGAGGAGATGGACTGGATGGTGG GGCAGGTTCTAGATGCTATTGACAAGGAaggtttggaaaaaaatacactagTTTACTTTGCCTCTGATCACGGTGGATGGCTGGAAAGGCAAGAAGGCAAAAGGCAGCTGGGTGGTTGGAATGGAATATACAGAG GTGGAAAAGCTATGGGAGGCTGGGAAGGAGGAATCCGTATCCCAGGGATATTTAGATGGCCAGGAGTGTTACCTGCAGGCAAAGTGATCAATGAACCTACGAGCCTTATGGACATTTACCCCACAGTAATTCATTTGGCTGGAGGAGTAGTACCTCAGGACAG AGTAATTGATGGCCGAGATCTGATGCCTTTACTGCAAGGAACAGTTGATCACTCAGAGCATGAGTTCCTGTTTCACTACTGTGGCACTCATTTACATGCTGTGCGATGGCACCAGAAGGACA GTGGAGCCATTTGGAAGGCTCACTATGTGACACCAAACTTCCGTCCACTTGGGGCTGGGGGTTGTTACGACAGAGGATTTTGCCCATGTTTTGGGGAAGGCGTGACCCATCATGATCCTCCACTGCTGTATGACCTCTCACGAGACCCTTCTGAGTCCCAGCCTCTGTCAGCTGATACTGAGCCACTTTTTGACACTGTAATAGAGCAGACTGAGAGAGCCATTGAAGAGCACCGCAGGACACTGACTGCAGtcccacagcagctctctgtgtaCAACATCATCTGGAAGCCGTGGCTGCAACCCTGCTGTGGGACGTTCCCGTTCTGTTGGTGTGACAAAGAAGGTGATGATAAACTTGCTGACCTATAA